The Capsicum annuum cultivar UCD-10X-F1 unplaced genomic scaffold, UCD10Xv1.1 ctg83126, whole genome shotgun sequence genome includes a region encoding these proteins:
- the LOC107879839 gene encoding nectarin-1: protein MASFTNMFSLIVVIMTLFFINSDKACAADPDMLQDICVADLNSNLWVNGFPCKNVFSAADFASLVLSRPGATNNTFGSAVTAANVLGVPGLNTLGVSMARIDFASGGINPPHLHPRATEMIFVLQGELDVGFFTTANVFVAKRIVQGEVFAFPRGLVHFQKNNGEVTATVISAFNSQLPGTQAIATTLFGSSPPVPNEILAQAFQIDTAQVQQIKSKFAPK from the exons ATGGCTTCCTTTACAAACATGTTTTCTTTAATTGTGgtaattatgacattatttttcATCAACTCAGATAAAGCTTGTGCTGCAGATCCAGACATGCTTCAGGATATTTGTGTTGCTGATCTCAACTCAA ACTTATGGGTGAATGGATTTCCATGCAAGAACGTGTTCTCTGCAGCCGATTTCGCGTCATTGGTTCTTTCTAGGCCTGGAGCCACCAATAACACATTTGGTTCCGCTGTCACTGCCGCAAACGTTCTGGGTGTCCCTGGCCTTAACACTCTTGGTGTGTCGATGGCTCGTATCGACTTTGCTTCTGGTGGCATTAACCCACCCCACCTCCACCCACGAGCCACTGAGATGATCTTCGTTTTACAAGGTGAATTGGATGTTGGTTTCTTTACCACAGCCAATGTCTTTGTTGCCAAACGCATTGTACAAGGAGAAGTCTTTGCTTTTCCAAGAGGACTTGTTCATTTTCAAAAGAACAATGGTGAAGTTACAGCAACTGTTATTTCTGCCTTCAATAGCCAGTTACCTGGTACACAAGCTATTGCAACAACGTTGTTTGGCTCTTCACCACCTGTCCCCAATGAGATCTTGGCTCAAGCATTCCAGATTGACACTGCGCAAGTTCAGCAGATTAAGTCAAAATTTGCACCCAAGTAG